In Kineosporia sp. NBRC 101731, the following proteins share a genomic window:
- the arfB gene encoding alternative ribosome rescue aminoacyl-tRNA hydrolase ArfB, with amino-acid sequence MAGPLRVNATVTIPENELTWRFSRSSGPGGQSVNTTDSRVQVRWDAAASGVLTPEQRERLLGRLSSRLVDGVLQVTSSEQRSQLQNRETAEQRLAQIVAAALAPPARARRATKATRGSQERRIAQKKRRGNVKRLRRDTSD; translated from the coding sequence ATGGCCGGGCCCCTGCGGGTGAACGCGACCGTGACGATCCCGGAGAACGAACTGACCTGGCGTTTCTCCCGCTCCTCAGGGCCGGGCGGCCAGAGTGTGAACACCACTGACAGCCGCGTCCAGGTGCGCTGGGACGCGGCTGCCAGTGGGGTACTCACACCCGAACAACGCGAACGACTGCTCGGTCGTCTGAGCTCGCGCCTCGTGGACGGGGTTCTGCAGGTCACCTCGTCCGAGCAGCGCTCGCAGCTCCAGAACCGCGAGACCGCCGAACAGCGACTGGCGCAGATCGTGGCGGCCGCGCTCGCCCCACCGGCGCGGGCGCGGCGCGCCACCAAGGCCACCCGGGGTTCCCAGGAACGCCGGATCGCCCAGAAGAAGCGCCGCGGCAACGTCAAACGCTTACGCCGGGACACCTCCGACTAG
- a CDS encoding oxidoreductase, with protein MTTWLITGCSTGLGRAFAEAVLARGHHVVVTARDVSRVQDLADAHPDTALALPLDVTDQEQVSAAVMAAQERFGAIDVLVNNAGYGYRAAVEEGEDDAVQRLFETHVFGTTRLVKAVLPGMRERRSGTIVNISSIGARVSPEGSGYYAAVKAAVEALTLSLRKEVASLGIAAMVVEPGGFRTDFAGRSLTQAAVPIADYADTAGRRRKEHDTVHGTQKGDPARAAAALIEAVESKEPPFMLLLGNDSSDEFRKALDALRTEVDAWEKLSRSTDFDE; from the coding sequence ATGACCACCTGGCTGATCACCGGCTGCTCGACCGGCCTCGGCCGCGCCTTCGCCGAGGCTGTGCTGGCACGGGGCCACCATGTCGTCGTCACCGCGCGGGACGTCTCCCGGGTCCAGGACCTGGCCGATGCCCATCCGGACACCGCCCTCGCCCTGCCGCTGGACGTCACCGACCAGGAGCAGGTGTCCGCCGCCGTGATGGCGGCGCAGGAGCGGTTCGGGGCGATCGATGTCCTGGTCAACAACGCCGGGTACGGCTACCGAGCCGCGGTCGAGGAGGGCGAGGACGACGCCGTCCAGCGACTCTTCGAGACCCACGTGTTCGGGACCACCCGCCTGGTCAAGGCGGTCCTGCCGGGCATGCGGGAGCGTCGCTCGGGCACGATCGTGAACATCTCCTCGATCGGGGCCCGCGTCTCCCCGGAGGGCTCCGGTTACTACGCGGCGGTGAAGGCCGCCGTCGAGGCCCTCACCTTGTCGCTGCGCAAAGAGGTGGCGTCGCTGGGGATCGCCGCGATGGTCGTGGAGCCCGGAGGCTTCCGCACCGACTTCGCCGGTCGTTCCCTGACCCAGGCGGCCGTACCGATCGCCGACTACGCCGACACGGCGGGCCGGCGCCGCAAGGAGCACGACACGGTGCACGGCACCCAGAAGGGCGATCCGGCCAGGGCTGCGGCCGCGCTCATCGAGGCCGTGGAATCGAAGGAGCCGCCCTTCATGCTGCTGCTGGGCAACGACTCCTCGGACGAGTTCCGGAAGGCTCTGGACGCCCTGCGCACCGAGGTCGACGCCTGGGAGAAGCTCAGCCGGAGCACCGACTTCGACGAGTGA
- a CDS encoding MFS transporter has translation MSTATLSAPAPARREVSHGAGFWIAAASFLIVMAYNTVPTPLWSIYQRRDGFSTFAITIAFAAYAVGVVIALFLAGHLGDVHGRRRILLPAIALQIVSAVVFIAWPELPGLIAARVIAGFGVGMLTATITAHILELHLTSRPGADPVRGQIVAGMANLGGFGIGALVSGILAEGVGSPLVTPYVVFLVLLVLAFAGIALVPETATRPQQRPAYRPQRVSVPHAARGRFFLAGGIAFSAFSVLGLFTSLAPVFVAGQLHITSRATAGLVVFVTFAAAAISQIAVRPLSVPARIAVGTVLLVAGIAVLAVVVETVGALGWFFLGGVVSGAGAGPLFAAALAVAGSLSAPAQRGEVLAGIFLIGYIGLTLPVVGIGVATLSISLASALVGFAVVIIAIALLTAVPLLAALRRAKG, from the coding sequence ATGTCAACCGCCACGCTCTCGGCCCCGGCCCCGGCCCGTCGTGAGGTCAGCCACGGCGCCGGTTTCTGGATCGCCGCAGCCTCGTTCCTGATCGTCATGGCCTACAACACCGTGCCCACCCCCCTGTGGTCGATCTACCAGCGCCGCGACGGCTTCTCCACGTTCGCCATCACGATCGCCTTCGCCGCCTACGCCGTCGGCGTGGTGATCGCCCTGTTCCTGGCCGGTCACCTCGGCGACGTCCACGGCCGCCGCCGGATCCTGCTGCCGGCCATCGCGCTGCAGATCGTCTCGGCCGTGGTCTTCATCGCCTGGCCCGAGCTGCCCGGCCTGATCGCCGCCCGGGTCATCGCCGGGTTCGGCGTCGGCATGCTCACCGCGACCATCACCGCCCACATCCTCGAACTGCACCTGACCTCGCGCCCGGGCGCCGACCCGGTGCGCGGGCAGATCGTCGCCGGCATGGCCAACCTCGGCGGCTTCGGCATCGGGGCCCTGGTCTCGGGCATCCTGGCCGAAGGGGTGGGTTCGCCGCTGGTGACCCCGTACGTCGTGTTCCTGGTGCTCCTGGTCCTGGCCTTCGCCGGTATCGCGCTCGTCCCCGAGACCGCCACCCGTCCGCAGCAGCGTCCCGCCTACCGGCCCCAGCGCGTCAGCGTGCCGCACGCCGCCCGGGGCCGGTTCTTCCTGGCCGGCGGCATCGCCTTCTCCGCCTTCTCGGTGCTGGGCCTGTTCACCTCGCTGGCCCCGGTCTTCGTCGCCGGCCAGCTGCACATCACCTCCCGCGCCACCGCCGGCCTGGTGGTGTTCGTGACCTTCGCCGCCGCCGCGATCTCCCAGATCGCCGTGCGCCCTCTGAGCGTGCCGGCCCGGATCGCTGTCGGCACCGTCCTGCTCGTCGCCGGGATCGCCGTCCTCGCTGTAGTCGTGGAGACCGTCGGAGCCCTGGGCTGGTTCTTCCTGGGCGGCGTCGTCAGCGGTGCGGGCGCCGGTCCGCTCTTCGCCGCCGCCCTGGCCGTGGCCGGGTCCCTGTCCGCACCCGCGCAACGCGGCGAGGTCCTGGCGGGCATCTTCCTGATCGGCTACATCGGGCTCACCCTGCCGGTGGTCGGCATCGGTGTCGCCACCCTGTCGATCAGCCTGGCCAGTGCCCTGGTCGGTTTCGCCGTGGTCATCATCGCGATCGCCCTCCTCACCGCCGTGCCGCTGCTGGCTGCGCTGCGGCGGGCAAAGGGCTGA
- a CDS encoding LysR family transcriptional regulator produces MDSRQLEVFVAVARAGGFTRAAADLHLVQSAVSATIAALESDLGERLFDRTTRQVRLTAAGRALLPHASWILDAFQVARDAVDAVGGGLTGSIRIGYMTNVTLFDVPRLLGRFTHEHPNVTMRLAPAPSGTAGLSESLRVGDIDVAFMAARPEDYPDLQIDVLASSDLGLTVALDHPLAGRETITLAEAAPLRFVDFRQGFANRTLVDAEFRRRGLRRDVFIEASDTHDTAALVRNGLGAGFLPRYLVEKDPSLHWIEVEDADFQMYVSVATARGRTLTAAAARLAALARGAQGPGTQGGTQV; encoded by the coding sequence GTGGACAGCCGTCAGCTCGAGGTCTTCGTCGCCGTCGCCCGGGCGGGTGGTTTCACCCGGGCCGCCGCTGATCTGCATCTGGTGCAGTCGGCGGTGTCGGCCACCATCGCGGCCCTGGAATCGGATCTGGGGGAGCGCCTGTTCGACCGCACCACCCGGCAGGTGCGCCTGACCGCCGCCGGGCGCGCCCTGCTGCCGCACGCGTCCTGGATCCTGGACGCCTTCCAGGTCGCCCGGGACGCGGTCGACGCGGTGGGCGGTGGCCTGACCGGCTCGATCCGGATCGGCTACATGACGAACGTGACCCTGTTCGACGTGCCGCGTCTGCTGGGCCGTTTCACCCACGAGCACCCGAATGTCACGATGCGCCTGGCTCCGGCCCCCTCCGGCACCGCGGGGTTGTCCGAGAGCCTGCGGGTGGGTGACATCGACGTGGCGTTCATGGCGGCGCGCCCCGAGGACTATCCCGACCTGCAGATCGATGTGCTGGCCAGCTCGGACCTGGGGCTGACGGTGGCGCTGGATCATCCCCTGGCCGGCCGGGAAACGATCACCCTGGCCGAGGCCGCCCCGCTGCGGTTCGTGGACTTCCGCCAGGGGTTTGCCAACCGCACCCTCGTCGACGCCGAGTTCCGGCGCCGGGGGCTGCGGCGGGACGTGTTCATCGAGGCCTCCGACACCCATGACACCGCGGCACTGGTGCGCAACGGCCTCGGCGCGGGTTTCCTGCCCCGGTACCTGGTCGAGAAAGACCCCTCGCTGCACTGGATCGAGGTGGAGGACGCCGACTTCCAGATGTACGTCAGCGTGGCGACGGCTCGGGGGCGCACACTGACCGCGGCGGCCGCCCGCCTGGCTGCGCTGGCCCGGGGCGCGCAGGGGCCGGGGACCCAGGGCGGGACCCAGGTCTAG
- a CDS encoding DUF1996 domain-containing protein — protein MSRRRPRLLRPAIALATASILGVGAAIAFGAVPGNSANLPQGSHHGSTVQPVAGSAGDDELEMTTAQAAKYASTLGKPATKKRRHGSTPTPGPSATPSSTPAPTAPTSPTSTSTPTDTSTPDHTMTPGATMTMPAGDWIPVDAAAWKAQLEEFEALTPRTPPATAKKNPEFNATCTYSHSGNNDPIVFPGQTGKSHLHSFFGNESTDANSTTEDLMKFTSTTCRPTEDHSAYWMPSLTDKSTGQKVEPKELIVYYGSLLEDKTKTVPMPNGMRMVVGDAKKQEATPVGTVNQFWCAGGPADGVARSDDGNWPVCQDNGSLHFLQRFPDCWDGKNLDSPDHKSHVAYGAQGTCPAAFPVRIPAVTFVVNYDTEGTQAGFELASGMASSMHFDGFFAWDTKTMADLVKSCVNQLVTCNKEKQF, from the coding sequence GTGTCGCGACGACGTCCCCGGCTGCTGCGCCCGGCCATTGCGCTGGCGACGGCCTCGATCCTGGGGGTGGGCGCGGCGATCGCGTTCGGCGCGGTCCCGGGTAACTCCGCCAACCTGCCCCAGGGCAGCCACCACGGCAGCACGGTGCAGCCGGTCGCCGGTTCCGCGGGTGATGACGAGCTGGAGATGACCACGGCGCAGGCGGCGAAATACGCCAGCACACTGGGAAAGCCGGCCACGAAGAAGCGGCGGCACGGCAGTACGCCGACCCCAGGCCCCAGTGCCACGCCGAGTAGCACCCCGGCCCCGACCGCCCCGACCAGCCCGACCAGCACGAGCACCCCCACCGACACCAGCACGCCGGACCACACGATGACCCCCGGCGCCACCATGACGATGCCCGCCGGTGACTGGATCCCGGTGGATGCGGCGGCCTGGAAGGCCCAGCTCGAGGAGTTCGAGGCACTGACGCCGCGCACCCCGCCGGCCACCGCGAAGAAGAACCCCGAGTTCAACGCCACCTGCACGTACAGCCACTCGGGCAACAACGACCCGATCGTGTTCCCCGGCCAGACCGGGAAGTCGCACCTGCACTCGTTCTTCGGCAACGAGAGCACCGACGCGAACAGCACCACCGAGGACCTGATGAAGTTCACGTCCACGACCTGCCGGCCGACCGAAGACCACTCGGCCTACTGGATGCCGTCACTGACCGACAAGAGCACCGGCCAGAAGGTGGAACCGAAAGAGCTGATCGTTTACTACGGTTCGCTGCTGGAGGACAAGACCAAGACGGTGCCGATGCCGAACGGCATGCGGATGGTCGTGGGGGATGCAAAGAAGCAGGAGGCCACCCCGGTCGGCACGGTGAACCAGTTCTGGTGCGCCGGTGGCCCGGCCGACGGCGTGGCCCGCAGCGACGACGGCAACTGGCCCGTCTGCCAGGACAACGGCTCGCTGCACTTCCTGCAGCGGTTCCCGGACTGCTGGGACGGCAAGAACCTGGACAGCCCGGACCACAAGTCGCACGTCGCCTACGGTGCGCAGGGCACCTGCCCGGCCGCGTTCCCGGTCCGGATCCCGGCCGTCACCTTCGTCGTCAACTACGACACCGAAGGTACCCAGGCCGGGTTCGAGCTGGCCAGCGGAATGGCCTCGTCCATGCACTTCGACGGGTTCTTCGCCTGGGACACCAAGACCATGGCCGACCTGGTCAAGAGCTGCGTGAACCAGCTGGTGACCTGCAACAAGGAGAAGCAGTTCTGA
- a CDS encoding RNA ligase RtcB family protein, with product MPSRTSPRIPVPVSAPDQATVTVFASPRSWIESSAVDQCHQVASLPGMVHVAGMPDLHPGKGAPIGAAMTSRVLYPHLVGGDIGCGIAVFPLHLRKLAPERLARRFPDLDEAVTPEGEVLEELQAMDALGGLDRMPGFGTVGRGNHFVELARVDTVQAPGHAERLGIGRGDLVLVVHSGSRGIGEHLLRAHTQEHGAGPAADPQAYLAAHDAAVRWGQLNRRTIAARVATAIGARVADPVVDLCHNQVEIRDGVYLHRKGAAPGDDRDVLVAGTRGTPSALVAAHSPAAANFSVAHGAGRKMSRSDALRRNQAKHTVAELRRTPVGSIVICGDRQLLFEEAPSAYKRIEQVVDDLVTHHLATPVATTVPIITYKTQDLSDGRRRR from the coding sequence ATGCCCTCTCGCACCTCCCCAAGGATTCCTGTGCCCGTTTCCGCACCAGACCAGGCCACCGTCACCGTCTTCGCCTCCCCGCGCAGCTGGATCGAGTCGTCGGCCGTCGACCAGTGCCACCAGGTCGCCTCCCTGCCCGGCATGGTCCACGTGGCCGGGATGCCCGACCTGCATCCGGGCAAGGGCGCGCCGATCGGCGCGGCCATGACCTCACGCGTGCTCTATCCCCATCTGGTCGGCGGTGACATCGGCTGTGGCATCGCCGTTTTCCCGCTGCATCTGCGAAAGCTCGCGCCGGAGCGACTGGCCCGGCGGTTTCCCGACCTCGACGAGGCCGTCACACCCGAGGGCGAGGTGCTGGAGGAGCTCCAGGCGATGGACGCCCTGGGCGGCCTCGACCGGATGCCGGGATTCGGCACCGTGGGCCGGGGGAACCATTTCGTCGAGCTCGCCCGCGTCGACACCGTCCAGGCCCCCGGGCACGCCGAGCGGCTGGGGATCGGGCGTGGCGACCTGGTGCTCGTCGTGCACAGCGGATCGCGCGGCATCGGGGAGCACCTCCTGCGCGCCCACACGCAGGAGCACGGGGCCGGTCCCGCCGCGGACCCGCAGGCGTACCTGGCCGCCCACGACGCCGCGGTGCGCTGGGGGCAGCTGAACCGGCGAACGATCGCCGCCCGGGTGGCCACGGCGATCGGGGCCCGCGTAGCCGACCCGGTCGTCGATCTGTGCCACAACCAGGTCGAGATCCGCGACGGCGTCTATCTGCACCGTAAGGGAGCGGCCCCCGGCGACGACCGCGACGTCCTGGTCGCCGGCACCCGCGGCACTCCGTCCGCCCTGGTGGCCGCACACTCCCCGGCGGCCGCCAACTTCTCGGTGGCCCACGGGGCCGGGCGCAAGATGTCCCGCTCCGACGCCCTGCGCCGCAACCAGGCCAAGCACACTGTGGCCGAATTGCGGCGCACGCCGGTAGGTTCCATCGTGATCTGCGGCGACCGGCAGTTACTGTTCGAAGAAGCGCCCTCCGCCTACAAGCGCATCGAGCAGGTGGTCGACGACCTGGTCACCCATCACCTGGCCACACCGGTGGCCACCACGGTCCCGATCATCACCTACAAGACGCAAGACCTCTCCGACGGGCGGCGCCGGCGATGA